One bacterium genomic window carries:
- the atpE gene encoding ATP synthase F0 subunit C, translating to MGDLGLGFLAAGIGAGLATIGAGMGIGRLAASALEGSARQPESAGDIRTTMIISAALIEGVALFAEVICILLALK from the coding sequence ATGGGTGATTTAGGATTAGGCTTTTTGGCTGCAGGTATTGGCGCAGGATTGGCGACGATCGGTGCAGGTATGGGTATCGGCAGGTTAGCGGCGTCGGCGCTCGAAGGCAGCGCGCGTCAACCGGAATCGGCCGGCGATATTCGTACAACGATGATTATCTCCGCTGCGCTCATCGAAGGTGTGGCGTTGTTTGCGGAAGTTATTTGTATCCTTTTGGCTCTCAAATAA